In Bifidobacterium actinocoloniiforme DSM 22766, a genomic segment contains:
- a CDS encoding ABC transporter ATP-binding protein yields the protein MSQQQADKRQGRPAMQKAAPGTSKRIFSYILHYKWQVAVIVVCILVSAASQAASALFLQTLIDHYILPLVGADNPNWAPLIRMLTLMACLYAVGTFCSWLWSWLIVKVEQGTLRDIRDQMFAHQQHLPIRYFDSHEHGDTMSRYTNDTDTLRQAISQSFPQMFSSAIAALAALASMLWLSVPFTLFTLAFSVLLIVIVRGIVTRSGLYFVKQQRAIGQVNAFVEEAVNGQKVVKVFNHERTTADDFQARNEELFEAAAEANTYGNVTMPVVGNMGYMLYVILAILGGLAGVFGWGNFGLSGAGPLTLGTIISLLTLSRSFINPIGQVSMQFNMVMMALAGASRIFSLMDEPVETDDGSVQLVSVELGSDERTMTEVDYETGHWAWKRADDDDGTRSLAAAAKLRGDARQVAMKAKEVAVTSPDGRYTLLKGDVRFTDVTFGYDPAKPVLHDITWFAKPGQKMALVGATGAGKTTITNLINRFYDIQEGQILYDGIDVKNIRKPDLRRSLGIVLQDVNLFTGTVLDNIRYGRLDATDEECIEAAKLTNADGFIRMLPKGYQTVLEGDGSGLSQGQRQLISIARAAVADPPAMILDEATSSIDTRTEEVVQEGMDALMKGRTTFVIAHRLSTVRNSDVIMVLDHGRIIERGNHEELIAQHGEYYQLYTGAFELE from the coding sequence ATGAGCCAGCAACAAGCAGATAAGCGCCAGGGGCGTCCGGCCATGCAGAAAGCCGCACCAGGAACCAGCAAGCGCATTTTCTCCTACATCCTGCACTACAAGTGGCAGGTGGCCGTCATCGTCGTATGCATCCTGGTCTCGGCGGCTTCCCAGGCCGCCTCGGCCCTCTTCCTCCAGACGCTGATCGACCATTACATCCTGCCTCTGGTGGGTGCCGATAATCCTAACTGGGCTCCCCTGATCCGTATGCTAACCCTGATGGCGTGCCTGTACGCGGTCGGCACCTTCTGCTCCTGGCTGTGGTCCTGGCTGATCGTCAAGGTGGAGCAGGGCACTCTCAGGGATATCCGCGATCAGATGTTCGCCCACCAGCAGCATCTGCCTATTCGCTATTTCGACTCCCATGAGCACGGCGACACGATGAGCCGATACACCAACGACACCGACACCCTGCGCCAGGCGATCTCCCAGTCCTTCCCGCAGATGTTCTCCTCCGCGATCGCGGCTCTGGCCGCCCTGGCCTCTATGCTCTGGCTCTCAGTGCCCTTCACCCTGTTCACCTTGGCTTTCAGCGTGCTGCTGATTGTCATCGTACGCGGGATCGTCACCCGATCAGGCCTGTATTTCGTCAAGCAGCAACGGGCGATCGGCCAGGTCAACGCCTTCGTCGAGGAGGCGGTTAACGGTCAGAAAGTGGTCAAGGTCTTCAACCATGAGCGCACCACCGCCGACGACTTCCAGGCCCGTAACGAAGAGCTGTTCGAGGCGGCCGCCGAAGCGAACACCTATGGCAACGTGACCATGCCTGTAGTGGGCAACATGGGCTACATGCTCTACGTGATCCTGGCGATCCTAGGCGGCCTGGCCGGTGTGTTCGGTTGGGGCAATTTCGGCCTGTCTGGGGCGGGCCCCCTAACTTTGGGCACGATCATCTCCCTGCTGACCCTTTCGCGCTCCTTCATCAACCCCATCGGCCAGGTCTCCATGCAGTTCAACATGGTCATGATGGCCCTGGCCGGCGCCTCCCGGATTTTCTCACTGATGGATGAGCCCGTAGAAACCGACGACGGGAGCGTGCAGTTGGTCTCGGTGGAGTTGGGCTCTGATGAGCGCACGATGACGGAAGTTGATTACGAGACCGGTCATTGGGCTTGGAAGCGAGCCGACGACGACGACGGAACCCGTTCCCTGGCTGCAGCCGCCAAACTCAGAGGCGATGCCCGGCAGGTGGCGATGAAAGCGAAAGAGGTCGCGGTCACCTCCCCCGACGGACGCTATACCTTGCTCAAGGGAGACGTGCGCTTCACCGATGTGACCTTCGGCTACGATCCAGCCAAGCCGGTCCTGCACGACATCACCTGGTTCGCCAAGCCCGGCCAAAAGATGGCCCTGGTGGGTGCTACAGGCGCAGGCAAGACCACAATCACCAACCTGATCAACCGCTTCTACGACATTCAGGAAGGGCAGATCCTCTATGACGGCATCGACGTCAAGAACATCCGCAAGCCTGACCTGCGCCGTTCCCTCGGCATCGTCCTGCAAGACGTGAACCTCTTCACCGGCACCGTGCTCGACAACATCCGCTACGGCCGCTTGGACGCGACGGACGAGGAATGCATCGAGGCCGCCAAGCTGACCAATGCGGACGGGTTCATCCGCATGCTCCCCAAAGGCTACCAGACCGTGCTGGAGGGCGATGGCTCCGGCTTGTCCCAAGGCCAACGCCAGCTGATTTCAATCGCCCGCGCCGCCGTGGCTGATCCACCGGCGATGATCTTGGACGAGGCGACCTCCTCCATCGATACCCGTACCGAGGAGGTCGTCCAGGAGGGCATGGACGCGCTGATGAAAGGCCGCACCACTTTCGTGATCGCCCACAGACTCTCTACAGTGCGCAACTCGGATGTGATCATGGTCCTGGACCACGGACGCATCATCGAACGCGGCAACCACGAGGAATTGATCGCGCAGCACGGCGAGTACTATCAGCTCTACACCGGAGCTTTCGAATTGGAATAA
- a CDS encoding ABC-2 transporter permease, producing the protein MNGIIAQVRLDNRRLESYGKVYGIALIIALPVIMALVMGLSGAKTTESVDGMFGGICGSVGCVTALYSMYPFLVTEQSGDIRFDGMIPISRSRQVLGRYIMSAFDLLAYLVGILLVPVVFDLTGTALDMPVVFDLTGTALDMPVLAVCGICLLTVLLLICIFLPLLYRFNSMSVLKGMSLSLIGLVALGFLISRIPQDWAARIAVFLTTSVLRTVILGVLVAVLAVLISIACSLRIYGKKEL; encoded by the coding sequence ATGAATGGCATCATCGCGCAAGTCCGACTCGACAATAGGCGGTTGGAGTCCTACGGCAAAGTGTATGGGATTGCGCTGATCATCGCCCTGCCTGTCATCATGGCGCTGGTGATGGGGTTATCGGGTGCGAAGACCACGGAATCCGTCGACGGGATGTTCGGCGGCATCTGCGGGAGCGTAGGCTGTGTGACGGCTTTGTACAGCATGTACCCCTTCTTGGTAACCGAACAATCCGGAGACATCCGCTTCGATGGAATGATTCCTATCTCACGCTCACGGCAAGTGCTGGGACGCTACATCATGTCAGCCTTCGACCTCTTGGCCTACCTGGTTGGGATCCTGCTGGTGCCGGTCGTGTTCGATCTCACAGGTACCGCCCTGGATATGCCGGTCGTGTTCGATCTGACAGGTACCGCCCTGGATATGCCGGTCCTGGCGGTCTGCGGGATCTGCTTATTGACGGTCTTGCTCCTGATCTGCATCTTCCTTCCACTCCTGTATCGGTTCAACAGCATGAGCGTCTTAAAGGGCATGAGCCTGTCACTGATCGGATTAGTGGCCTTGGGCTTCCTGATTTCGCGCATCCCGCAGGATTGGGCTGCCCGTATCGCCGTTTTCCTGACCACCAGCGTCCTGCGTACGGTCATTCTCGGTGTCCTAGTGGCTGTCCTCGCTGTCTTGATCTCGATAGCCTGCTCCCTGCGCATCTACGGCAAGAAGGAGCTATGA